One part of the Planifilum fimeticola genome encodes these proteins:
- the rpsI gene encoding 30S ribosomal protein S9, with product MAQVQYYGTGRRKESVARVRLVPGDGRIIVNGRDLDEYFGMETLKAIVRQPLVLTDTVNRYDVLVNVHGGGFTGQAGAIRHGIARALLKVDPDLRPTLKRAGFLTRDPRMKERKKYGLKKARRAPQFSKR from the coding sequence GTGGCCCAAGTCCAGTATTACGGAACGGGTCGGCGCAAGGAATCGGTCGCCCGCGTGCGGCTGGTTCCCGGGGATGGCCGGATCATCGTCAACGGTCGTGACCTGGACGAATACTTCGGCATGGAAACCCTGAAAGCGATCGTGCGCCAGCCGTTGGTGTTGACGGATACGGTGAACCGCTACGATGTGTTGGTGAATGTGCACGGAGGCGGCTTCACCGGTCAGGCGGGAGCCATCCGCCACGGAATCGCCCGGGCGCTGTTGAAGGTGGATCCGGATCTGCGTCCGACGCTGAAGCGGGCCGGTTTCTTGACCCGCGACCCGCGGATGAAAGAGCGGAAAAAGTACGGTCTCAAAAAGGCCCGTCGCGCGCCCCAGTTCTCCAAACGGTAA
- a CDS encoding YbjQ family protein — MLITTTNTLQGKEIVEYLGVASGQAIMGANVVRDFLAGITDVIGGRSGAYESKLNDAKEIALREMAQEARAMGGNAVIGVDLDFETIRDGMIMCIATGTAVRVK, encoded by the coding sequence GTGCTCATCACCACCACCAACACCCTTCAGGGGAAGGAAATCGTGGAATACCTCGGGGTTGCCAGCGGTCAGGCGATCATGGGGGCCAATGTGGTCCGCGATTTTCTGGCGGGGATCACCGATGTCATCGGCGGCCGAAGCGGCGCCTACGAAAGCAAGTTGAACGATGCGAAGGAGATCGCCCTCCGGGAAATGGCTCAGGAGGCGCGAGCCATGGGCGGCAATGCGGTGATCGGCGTGGATCTGGACTTTGAGACCATCCGGGACGGCATGATCATGTGCATTGCCACGGGGACCGCCGTCCGGGTAAAATGA
- the cwlD gene encoding N-acetylmuramoyl-L-alanine amidase CwlD: MIGLWDTVKEHRRRLLWAGAVVAALVALLLWSIPREWSRTAWNMPLAGRVIVLDPGHGGVDGGAVSKTGVVEKEVALRIALHLRDYLQEAGALVVMTRERDTDLADSGTRGLSRRKTQDLMQRVRIVKESGADALVSIHLNAIPSPRWKGAQTFYHPESEENKKLASFIQAELIRNLGNTNRLPKQNGDIFILNASPVPAAMVEVGFLSNPEEAARLGDEKYQKKLAAAIYYGILRYYTEEKLPPEMNVGGYDIITGKH, from the coding sequence ATGATCGGGTTATGGGATACGGTCAAGGAACATCGACGGAGGCTGTTGTGGGCGGGAGCGGTCGTTGCCGCGCTCGTGGCTTTGCTCCTGTGGTCCATTCCCCGGGAGTGGAGCCGGACCGCCTGGAACATGCCCTTGGCCGGCCGGGTGATCGTTCTCGACCCCGGTCACGGGGGCGTGGACGGAGGGGCCGTCAGCAAGACCGGGGTGGTGGAAAAGGAGGTGGCCCTGAGAATCGCCCTGCACCTCCGGGATTACCTTCAGGAGGCGGGTGCGCTGGTGGTCATGACCCGGGAGAGGGATACCGATCTGGCGGACAGCGGCACCCGGGGCCTGAGCCGGCGCAAGACCCAGGACCTGATGCAACGGGTGCGAATCGTCAAGGAAAGCGGCGCCGATGCCCTGGTCAGCATCCACCTCAACGCGATTCCCTCTCCCCGCTGGAAGGGGGCGCAAACCTTTTACCACCCCGAAAGCGAAGAAAACAAAAAATTGGCCTCATTCATACAGGCGGAGCTGATTCGCAACCTGGGAAACACCAACCGGCTTCCCAAACAAAACGGGGACATTTTTATCCTGAATGCATCCCCGGTGCCTGCGGCGATGGTGGAGGTGGGGTTTTTGTCCAATCCGGAGGAAGCGGCCCGGCTGGGTGACGAGAAGTACCAGAAGAAACTGGCCGCGGCGATTTATTACGGGATTTTGCGATATTACACCGAAGAAAAACTTCCTCCGGAAATGAACGTTGGGGGATATGATATAATAACAGGGAAGCACTGA